One genomic segment of Synchiropus splendidus isolate RoL2022-P1 chromosome 16, RoL_Sspl_1.0, whole genome shotgun sequence includes these proteins:
- the LOC128747032 gene encoding otoferlin-like has product MKRSKHRGHKEERHGDEPAILETQNLDRELFLSGLGDPDTVSLASVTAVTTNVSNKRSKPDIKMEPSAGRAVDYQISVTVIEARQLVGLNMDPMVCVEIGEEKKYTSMKESTNCPYYNEYFVFDFHLPPDVMFDKILKLSVIHSKNLLRSGTLVGTFKLDVGTIYSQPEHQFYHKWALLSDPDDITAGGKGYIKCDISVVAKGDTVKSPHKSNEADEDDIEGNLLVPEGVPAERQWARYYLKVYRAEGLPRMNTSLMANVKKAFIGENKDLVDPYVQGKTSVQKSCYEPIWNEQIVFTEMFPPLCKRMKIQIRDSDKVNDVAIGTHFLDLRMISNDGDKGFLPTLGPAWVNMYGSTRTYTLMDEYQELNEGLGEGVSFRARLLISLGVELLDPSSPDISSSTEVQVEGVPNISETATGKVEEFFLFGSFLEATMIDRKIGDKPINFEVTIGYYGNENDGVVTPKSGKKGGNGDEEETELIHNSSDEEMDDDGDLTSVATTPPMKPVVTDRNYFHLPYFERKPCVYIKSWWQDQRRRLYNANIIDNLADKLEDGLNDVQEIIKTEKPYPERRLRGVLEELSQGCGNFLVLANKDQNQSGRTKLDRERLKLCMAEVESVGQQAKVMRSQVKKSTVRDKIKLAHNFLQKLRFMADEPQHSVPDVFIWMISNGKRVAYARVPSKDILFSSIHQERGKDCGKVQTIFLRIPGRKGFGPAGWTVQSKIEIYLWLGLNKQRKDFLSGLPNGFEENRLSKGPGLPFSPPISLTYMMKQIFQLRVHMYQARSLFAADSTGLSDPFARVFFSTQSQVTEVLPETLCPTWDQLLVFENVELFGEATELRDDPPIIVIEIYDQDTVGKAEFMGRTFAKPVVKMADEHYGPPRFPPQLEYYQIYRGNCTAGEMLAAFELLQIGPNGKADLPPIEGPTDMERGPILPVPLGIRPVLSKYRIEVLFWGLRDLKRVNLAQVDRPRVDIECAGKGVQSALIPNYKKNPNFSTLVKWFEVDLPENELLHPPLNIRVVDCRAFGRYTLVGSNAVTSLRKFIYRPSDKQSHGCSTTEEIVVVSMEPEATFKKMETVVKLESSSDAVVKIEDDDKDGKGKKKKRKKGEEVEEEELDESMLDWWSKYFASIDTLTEALRAQEAALSDSEDKEDVDLADGADVKPDDSPVKGSKRGKGKKKKPALDPLEKKKPKLDELKVYPKELESDFDVFEDWLHSFNLFRGKGGDDDDQNVADEDRIVGKFKGSLCMYKVSEDAAREVTFDSSMGMFQNIPHNDPINVLVRVYVIRATDLHPADINGKADPYIAIRLGKTEIKDKENYISKQLNPLFGKSFDIEATFPMDSTLTVSIYDWDLVGTDDLIGETKIDLENRFYSKHRATCGISCSYAIHGYNIWRDPMKPTQILAKLCKDGKVDGPHYGPGGRVKVENRVFMAPTEIEDENGLKKQTEEHLALTVLNHWEEIPRVGCKLVPEHVETRPLLHPDKPGIEQGRIEMWVDMFPKDMTAPGPALDISPRKPKKFELRVIIWNTDEVVLEDDDIFTGEKSSDIFVRGWLKGQQEDKQDTDVHYHSITGEGNFNWRFIYPFDYLMAEEKIVISKKESMFAWDETEYKIPARLNLQVWDADHFSADDFLGAIELDLNRFPRGAKTAKQCTIEMVTNEAEMPTVSIFKQKRIKGWWPFVARNEDDEFELTGKVEAELHLLTGEEAEKSPAGEGRNEPEPLEKPNRPDTSLLWFLTPFKAIKHLLCTQYRWLTIKLVSALLLLALLGLFLYSMPGYMVKKILGA; this is encoded by the exons ATGAAGCGCAGCAAGCACCGCGGACACAAGGAGGAGCGGCACGGAG atgAGCCCGCCATCCTGGAGACGCAGAACCTGGACCGGGAGCTGTTCCTGAGCGGCCTCGGGGACCCGGACACCGTCTCCCTGGCCTCCGTCACGGCGGTCACCACCAACGTGTCCAACAAGCG GTCCAAGCCAGACATCAAGATGGAGCCCAGCGCCGGTCGAGCGGTGGATTACCAG ATCAGCGTGACTGTGATCGAAGCCCGGCAGCTGGTGGGGCTGAACATGGACCCCATGGTGTGCGTGGAGATCGGGGAGGAGAAGAAGTACACGTCCATGAAGGAGTCCACCAACTGTCCCTACTACAACGAG TACTTCGTCTTTGACTTCCACCTGCCTCCAGACGTCATGTTTGACAAGATTCTCAAGCTGTCG GTCATCCACTCCAAAAACCTGCTGCGCAGCGGGACCCTGGTCGGCACCTTCAAACTGGACGTGGGCACCATTTACTCCCAGCCAG AGCACCAGTTCTACCACAAGTGGGCCTTGCTGTCGGACCCGGATGACATCACCGCGGGGGGCAAAGGCTACATCAAGTGTGACATTTCCGTGGTGGCCAAAGGAGACACGGTCAAGAGTCCTCACAAGTCCAACGAGGCGGACGAGGACGACATCGAGGG GAACCTCCTGGTGCCCGAGGGCGTCCCGGCAGAGCGCCAGTGGGCGCGCTACTACCTGAAGGTCTACAGGGCCGAGGGCCTCCCCCGCATGAACACCAGCCTCATGGCCAACGTCAAGAAGGCCTTCATCGGGGaaaacaaggacctggtggatCCCTACGTTCAG GGGAAAACCTCCGTCCAGAAGAGCTGCTACGAGCCCATCTGGAACGAGCAGATTGTCTTCACCGAAATGTTCCCGCCGCTCTGCAAGCGCATGAAGATCCAGATCCGCGACTCGGACAAAGTCAACGACGTCGCCATCGGAACTCACTTCCTGGATCTGCGAATGATCTCCAACGACGGCGACAAAG GCTTCCTGCCCACGCTGGGCCCCGCCTGGGTCAACATGTACGGCTCCACTCGCACCTACACGCTGATGGACGAGTACCAGGAGCTCAACGAGGGTCTGGGCGAGGGCGTGTCCTTCAGGGCGCGTCTGCTCATCAGCCTGGGCGTGGAGCTCCTGGACCCCTCCTCCCCGGACATCAGCAGCTCCACTGAGGTCCAGGTGGAGGGGGTCCCCAACATCTCCGAG ACCGCGACTGGAAAGGTTGAAGAGTTCTTCCTCTTCGGCTCCTTCCTGGAGGCCACCATGATTGACCGGAAGATCGGGGACAAGCCCATCAACTTTGAAGTCACCATTG GTTACTACGGCAACGAAAACGACGGGGTCGTGACCCCCAAATCTGGGAAGAAGGGAGGGAACGGAGACGAGGAGGAAACTGAGCTGATCCACAACTCCAGCGATGAGGAGATGGACGACGACGGAGATCTGACCTCGGTGGCCACCACCCCTCCCATGAAGCCCGTCGTCACCGACCG GAATTACTTCCACCTGCCCTACTTCGAGCGGAAGCCCTGCGTCTACATCAAGAGCTGGTGGCAGGACCAGAGGCGCAGGCTGTACAACGCCAACATCATCGACAACTTGGCCGACAAACTG GAGGACGGACTGAACGACGTGCAGGAGATCATCAAGACGGAGAAGCCGTATCCGGAGCGAAGGCTGCGGGGAGTTCTGGAGGAGCTGAGCCAGGGCTGCGG CAACTTTCTGGTGCTGGCCAACAAGGACCAGAACCAGTCGGGCCGGACCAAGCTGGACAGGGAGCGGCTGAAGCTGTGCATGGCCGAAGTG GAGAGCGTTGGGCAGCAAGCCAAGGTCATGAGGTCGCAGGTGAAGAAGAGCACGGTGAGGGACAAGATCAAACTGGCCCACAACTTCCTGCAGAAGCTGCGCTTCATGGCCGACGAG CCCCAGCACAGCGTCCCGGACGTCTTCATCTGGATGATCAGCAACGGCAAGCGCGTGGCCTACGCTCGGGTCCCGTCCAAGGACATCCTCTTCTCCAGCATCCAccaggagagagggaaggacTGCGGCAAAGTCCAGACCATCTTCCTGCGG ATCCCGGGGAGGAAGGGCTTCGGCCCCGCCGGCTGGACGGTCCAGTCCAAGATAGAGATCTACCTCTGGCTGGGGCTCAACAAGCAGCGCAAAGACTTCCTGTCGGGTCTGCCCAACGGCTTCGAGGAGAACCGGCTGTCCAAGGGGCCCGGGCTGCCCTTCTCCCCGCCCATCAGCCTCACCTACATGA TGAAACAGATCTTCCAGCTGAGGGTGCACATGTATCAGGCTCGCAGCCTCTTCGCCGCTGACAGCACCGGCCTATCGGATCCCTTCGCCCGAGTCTTCTTCTCCACACAGAGTCAGGTCACCGAG GTTCTGCCCGAGACCCTGTGCCCCACCTGGGATCAGCTGCTGGTCTTTGAAAACGTGGAACTATTTGGAGAAGCCACGGAGCTGCGCGACGACCCGCCCATCATCGTGATCGAGATCTACGACCAGGACACAGTG GGAAAGGCCGAGTTCATGGGCCGCACCTTTGCCAAGCCTGTGGTCAAGATGGCGGACGAGCACTACGGCCCCCCGCGCTTCCCCCCGCAGCTGGAGTACTATCAGATCTACCGCGGGAACTGCACGGCCGGAGAGATGCTGGCGGCCTTCGAGCTGCTGCAG ATCGGTCCCAACGGAAAAGCCGACCTGCCACCAATCGAGGGTCCCACAGATATGGAACGCGGCCCAATTCTACCGGTTCCTCTGGGAATCAGACCAGTGCTCAGCAAGTACAGGATCGAG GTGTTGTTCTGGGGACTGAGAGACCTGAAGCGGGTCAACCTGGCCCAGGTGGACCGGCCCCGGGTGGACATCGAGTGCGCCGGGAAAGGGGTCCAGTCGGCCCTCATCcccaactacaagaaaaaccccAACTTCAGCACCTTGGTCAAGTGGTTTGAAGTG GACCTGCCTGAGAACGAGCTGCTCCATCCGCCTCTCAACATCCGCGTGGTGGACTGCAGAGCGTTCGGCCGTTACACTCTGGTGGGCTCCAACGCCGTCACCAGCCTGCGCAAGTTCATCTACCGGCCGTCGGACAAGCAGAGCCACGGCTGCTCCACCACAG AGGAGATCGTCGTGGTCAGCATGGAGCCAGAAGCAACCTTTAAGAAGATGGAGACTGTGGTGAAACTGGAGTCG AGCTCCGACGCTGTGGTGAAGATCGAA GACGACGACAAGGACGGGAagggcaagaagaagaagaggaagaagggcgaggaggtggaggaggaggagctggacgaGAGCATGCTGGACTGGTGGTCCAAGTACTTCGCCTCCATCGACACTCTGACCGAG GCGCTCAGGGCTCAGGAGGCGGCTCTCTCGGACTCTGAGGACAAGGAGGACGTGGACCTGGCCGACGGTGCAG ATGTCAAACCTGATGACTCTCCTGTAAAAGGCTCCAAGAGAGGaaaggggaaaaagaaaaagccgGCACTGGATcctctggagaagaagaagcccaAGCTGGATGAGCTGAAG GTCTATCCCAAAGAGCTGGAGAGCGACTTTGACGTCTTCGAGGACTGGCTGCACAGCTTCAACCTGTTCCGGGGGAAGGGCGGCGACGACGACGACCAAAACGTGGCCGACGAGGACAGGATCGTCGGCAAGTTCAAG GGATCCCTGTGCATGTACAAGGTGTCGGAGGACGCGGCCAGAGAGGTGACCTTCGACTCCAGCATGGGCATGTTCCAGAACATTCCTCACAACGATCCCATCAACGTCCTGGTCCGAGTCTACGTCATCAGG GCCACCGACCTCCACCCGGCCGACATCAACGGCAAGGCCGACCCCTACATCGCCATCAGGCTGGGCAAGACGGAGATCAAGGACAAGGAGAACTACATCTCCAAACAGCTCAACCCTCTGTTTGGCAA GTCATTCGACATCGAAGCCACCTTCCCAATGGACTCCACTCTGACCGTCTCCATCTATGACTGGGACCTGGTGGGGACCGACGACCTGATCGGAGAAACCAAGATCGACTTGGAGAATCGCTTCTACAGCAAACACAGAGCCACGTGCGGCATCTCCTGCAGCTACGCCAT CCACGGTTACAACATCTGGAGGGACCCCATGAAGCCCACGCAGATCCTGGCCAAGCTGTGCAAGGACGGCAAAGTGGACGGTCCTCACTACGGCCCGGGCGGACGGGTGAAGGTGGAGAACCGCGTCTTCATGGCGCCGACAGAGATCGAGGACGAGAACG GTTTGAAGAAGCAGACGGAGGAGCACCTGGCGCTGACGGTGCTCAACCACTGGGAGGAGATCCCCCGCGTGGGCTGCAAACTGGTCCCCGAACACGTGGAGACCCGCCCCCTGCTGCACCCCGACAAGCCGGGAATCGAGCAG GGCAGGATCGAGATGTGGGTGGACATGTTCCCCAAGGACATGACGGCGCCGGGCCCTGCCCTGGACATCTCGCCCAGGAAACCAAAGAA GTTCGAGCTGCGGGTCATCATCTGGAACACGGACGAGGTGGTCCTGGAGGATGACGACATCTTCACCGGAGAGAAGTCCAGCGACATCTTTGTGAGAGG GTGGCTGAAGGGTCAGCAGGAGGACAAGCAGGACACGGACGTGCACTACCACTCCATCACCGGCGAGGGCAACTTCAACTGGCGCTTCATCTACCCCTTCGACTACCTGATGGCCGAGGAGAAGATCGTCATCTCCAAGAAGGAGTCCATGTTTGCCTGGGACGAGACGGAGTACAAGATCCCAGCTCGGCTCAACCTGCAGGTCTGGGACGCCGACCACTTCTCGGCCGACGACTTCCTAG GTGCAATTGAGCTGGACCTCAACCGCTTCCCGCGAGGGGCCAAGACCGCCAAGCAGTGCACCATCGAGATGGTGACCAACGAGGCCGAGATGCCCACGGTGTCCATCTTCAAGCAGAAGAGGATCAAAGGCTGGTGGCCCTTCGTCGCCCGGAACGAGGACGACGAGTTCGAACTGACC GGAAAGGTGGAGGCCGAGCTCCACCTGCTGACGGGGGAGGAGGCGGAGAAGAGTCCGGCGGGCGAGGGGCGGAATGAGCCGGAGCCTCTGGAGAAACCCAA CCGCCCAGACACCAGCCTGCTGTGGTTCCTCACGCCCTTCAAAGCCATCAAGCACTTGCTGTGCACGCAGTACAGGTGGCTGACCATCAAGCTGGTCagcgcgctgctgctgctggcgctgCTGGGCCTCTTCCTCTATAGCATGCCCGGCTACATGGTCAAGAAGATCCTCGGGGCTTGA
- the napepld gene encoding N-acyl-phosphatidylethanolamine-hydrolyzing phospholipase D isoform X2, whose amino-acid sequence MFRRLKALKKHLAASIGSKLFCRNCTRAVVVEPPAASEPQQMEMSRDAGVQDPAEAGGAAAGGACGQGFSSDLSPEVSVGTADADLPLTKEVTRSRRDGRGRWVNPWPTWRFPSSSSLLRFLLLDQDHSDVPSDAEVLDSKLPVVEPFFVRSPAECGAGAALRVTWLGHASVLVELDGLNILTDPIFSQRASPLHFLGPKRFRGPPCHVEQLPRIHAVLISHSHYDHLDLPSVRSLNSRFGPQLRWFVPLGLRDWMSVAGCEDVVELDWWEQSGVAGRQDMRVVCTPAQHWSKRTPLDTNKALWCSWAVVGPQHRFFFAGDTGYCSSFREIGRQLGPFHLAAIPIGAYQPREVMRGQHVDPEEAVLIHQDVQAQQSVAVHWGTFALAHESQRSSDAISRSSDVITSVSSVVSVTTGWTDPTAVA is encoded by the exons ATGTTCCGACGTTTGAAGGCGTTGAAAAAGCACCTTGCTGCGTCCATCGGGTCCAAACTCTTCTGCCGGAACTGCACACG GGCCGTCGTCGTGGAGCCTCCCGCCGCGTCGGAGCCGcagcagatggagatgagtcgtgACGCTGGAGTCCAGGACCCCGCGGAGGCGGGAGGAGCGGCCGCAGGCGGCGCTTGCGGACAAGGCTTCAGTTCGGACCTGAGCCCGGAGGTGAGTGTCGGCACCGCTGATGCGGACCTGCCGCTGACCAAGGAGGTGACCCGCTCCCGCCGGGATGGACGGGGTCGCTGGGTGAACCCCTGGCCCACCTGGAGGTTCCCGTCCTCCTCGTCCCTGCTGcgcttcctgctgctggaccaGGACCACAGTGACGTCCCCTCAGACGCTGAA GTTCTGGACTCCAAGCTGCCGGTGGTGGAGCCGTTCTTTGTGAGGAGTCCGGCCGAGTGTGGAGCCGGTGCTGCTCTGCGGGTCACGTGGCTGGGACACGCCTCGGTCCTGGTGGAGCTGGACGGGCTGAACATCCTGACCGACCCCATCTTCAGCCAGCGGGCCTCGCCTCTCCATTTCCTGGGTCCCAAGCGCTTTCGAGGGCCCCCGTGCCACGTGGAGCAG CTGCCCAGGATCCACGCGGTCCTCATCAGCCACTCGCACTACGACCACCTGGACCTGCCCAGCGTCAGGAGCCTCAACTCTCGCTTCGGACCCCAGCTCCGCTG GTTCGTCCCTCTGGGTCTCCGGGACTGGATGTCGGTGGCCGGCTGCGAGGACGTGGTGGAGCTGGACTGGTGGGAGCAGAGCGGCGTGGCGGGTCGCCAGGACATGCGTGTGGTCTGCACGCCGGCACAGCACTGGAGCAAGCGCACGCCGCTGGACACCAACAAG GCGCTGTGGTGCAGCTGGGCTGTGGTGGGTCCGCAGCACCGCTTCTTCTTCGCCGGTGATACGGGCTACTGCTCGTCCTTCCGGGAGATCGGACGCCAGCTGGGACCCTTCCACCTGGCGGCCATTCCCATCGGAGCGTACCAGCCGCG ggaggTGATGCGGGGGCAACACGTGGACCCTGAGGAGGCCGTGTTGATCCACCAGGACGTTCAGGCCCAACAGTCCGTGGCTGTGCACTGGGGAACCTTTGCTCTGGCTCATGAG AGCCAGCGCAGCAGCGACGCCATCTCCAggagcagtgatgtcatcacctctGTGTCGAGCGTTGTCTCGGTAACCACGGGCTGGACTGACCCCACGGCTGTCGCCTGA
- the napepld gene encoding N-acyl-phosphatidylethanolamine-hydrolyzing phospholipase D isoform X1: MFRRLKALKKHLAASIGSKLFCRNCTRAVVVEPPAASEPQQMEMSRDAGVQDPAEAGGAAAGGACGQGFSSDLSPEVSVGTADADLPLTKEVTRSRRDGRGRWVNPWPTWRFPSSSSLLRFLLLDQDHSDVPSDAEVLDSKLPVVEPFFVRSPAECGAGAALRVTWLGHASVLVELDGLNILTDPIFSQRASPLHFLGPKRFRGPPCHVEQLPRIHAVLISHSHYDHLDLPSVRSLNSRFGPQLRWFVPLGLRDWMSVAGCEDVVELDWWEQSGVAGRQDMRVVCTPAQHWSKRTPLDTNKALWCSWAVVGPQHRFFFAGDTGYCSSFREIGRQLGPFHLAAIPIGAYQPREVMRGQHVDPEEAVLIHQDVQAQQSVAVHWGTFALAHEFYLEPPRRLREALEQKGLDPGSFFTLSHGESRLLTEPAQQRRHLQEQ, translated from the exons ATGTTCCGACGTTTGAAGGCGTTGAAAAAGCACCTTGCTGCGTCCATCGGGTCCAAACTCTTCTGCCGGAACTGCACACG GGCCGTCGTCGTGGAGCCTCCCGCCGCGTCGGAGCCGcagcagatggagatgagtcgtgACGCTGGAGTCCAGGACCCCGCGGAGGCGGGAGGAGCGGCCGCAGGCGGCGCTTGCGGACAAGGCTTCAGTTCGGACCTGAGCCCGGAGGTGAGTGTCGGCACCGCTGATGCGGACCTGCCGCTGACCAAGGAGGTGACCCGCTCCCGCCGGGATGGACGGGGTCGCTGGGTGAACCCCTGGCCCACCTGGAGGTTCCCGTCCTCCTCGTCCCTGCTGcgcttcctgctgctggaccaGGACCACAGTGACGTCCCCTCAGACGCTGAA GTTCTGGACTCCAAGCTGCCGGTGGTGGAGCCGTTCTTTGTGAGGAGTCCGGCCGAGTGTGGAGCCGGTGCTGCTCTGCGGGTCACGTGGCTGGGACACGCCTCGGTCCTGGTGGAGCTGGACGGGCTGAACATCCTGACCGACCCCATCTTCAGCCAGCGGGCCTCGCCTCTCCATTTCCTGGGTCCCAAGCGCTTTCGAGGGCCCCCGTGCCACGTGGAGCAG CTGCCCAGGATCCACGCGGTCCTCATCAGCCACTCGCACTACGACCACCTGGACCTGCCCAGCGTCAGGAGCCTCAACTCTCGCTTCGGACCCCAGCTCCGCTG GTTCGTCCCTCTGGGTCTCCGGGACTGGATGTCGGTGGCCGGCTGCGAGGACGTGGTGGAGCTGGACTGGTGGGAGCAGAGCGGCGTGGCGGGTCGCCAGGACATGCGTGTGGTCTGCACGCCGGCACAGCACTGGAGCAAGCGCACGCCGCTGGACACCAACAAG GCGCTGTGGTGCAGCTGGGCTGTGGTGGGTCCGCAGCACCGCTTCTTCTTCGCCGGTGATACGGGCTACTGCTCGTCCTTCCGGGAGATCGGACGCCAGCTGGGACCCTTCCACCTGGCGGCCATTCCCATCGGAGCGTACCAGCCGCG ggaggTGATGCGGGGGCAACACGTGGACCCTGAGGAGGCCGTGTTGATCCACCAGGACGTTCAGGCCCAACAGTCCGTGGCTGTGCACTGGGGAACCTTTGCTCTGGCTCATGAG ttttaTCTGGAGCCGCCGCGACGTCTCAGGGAAGCTCTGGAGCAGAAAGGCTTGGATCCAGGCTCCTTCTTCACGCTGAGTCACGGAGAGTCTCGACTCCTCACAGAGCCAGCGCAGCAGCGACGCCATCTCCAggagcagtga
- the yeats4 gene encoding YEATS domain-containing protein 4, translating to MHHRNLQRNQVSTRTARNGTSGVCPASVVESDCLVPAQFAWILDAVVLLWMFKKMGKRVKGVTIVKPIVFGNVARYFGKKREEDGHTHQWSVYVKPFMNEDMSAYVKKIQFKLHESYGNPLRVVTKPPYEITETGWGEFEIMIKIFFIDPNEKPVTMYHLLKLFQSDSSAMPKKTVVSEFYDEMIFQDPTAMMQQLLTTSRQLTLGAYKHETEFGELEQKTKEKLEAAKKRTSQEISELKDKLKVSRETINHLKSEIRRLEEDPDHKDL from the exons ATGCACCACCGGAACCTTCAGCGCAACCAGGTTTCTACCCGGACCGCGAGAAACGGCACTTCCGGTGTTTGTCCGGCTTCTGTTGTGGAGTCGGATTGTTTGGTTCCGGCACAGTTTGCATGGATTCTTGACGCAGTTGTGCTTCTGTGGATGTTCAAGAAGATGGGGAAGCGAGTGAAG GGAGTGACCATCGTCAAGCCCATTGTGTTCGGCAATGTCGCGCGCTACTTCGGGAAGAAGCGCGAGGAGGACGGACACACGCACCAGTGGTCCGTCTACGTCAAACCTTTCATGAACGAG gACATGTCCGCGTATGTGAAGAAGATCCAGTTCAAGCTGCACGAGAGTTACGGGAACCCTCTGCGAG TGGTGACCAAACCTCCGTACGAGATCACAGAGACCGGCTGGGGGGAGTTCGAGATCATGATCAAGATTTTCTTCATCGACCCCAACGAGAAACCG GTCACCATGTATCACCTGCTCAAGCTGTTCCAGTCCGACTCCAGTGCCATGCCCAAGAAGACGGTGGTCTCTGAGTTCTATGACGAAATG ATCTTCCAGGATCCCACAGCAATGATGCAACAGCTGCTGACCACGTCCAGACAACTGACGCTGGGAGCTTACAAGCACGAGACCGAGT tcggggagctggagcagaagaccaaggagaagctggaggcggCCAAGAAGAGGACGAGTCAGGAGATCAGCGAGCTGAAGGACAAACTCAAGGTCAGCAGGGAGACCATCAACCACCTGAAATCAGAGATCCGCAGGCTGGAGGAGGACCCGGACCACAAGGACCTGTGA